A DNA window from Schistocerca americana isolate TAMUIC-IGC-003095 chromosome 4, iqSchAmer2.1, whole genome shotgun sequence contains the following coding sequences:
- the LOC124614047 gene encoding histidine-rich glycoprotein-like: MNRFLVFLGAALLLVVAIYSSPVEAVAVAAPQFGHHGPPHHGPPHHGPPHHGPPHHGPPHHGPPHHGPPHHGPPHHHG, encoded by the exons ATGAACAGGTTTCTG GTCTTTCTCGGCGCTGCGTTGTTGCTGGTCGTAGCCATCTACTCTTCACCAGTGGAGGCTGTAGCTGTGGCAGCACCGCAGTTCGGACACCATGGACCACCACACCATGGACCACCACACCATGGACCACCACACCATGGACCACCACACCATGGGCCTCCTCACCATGGGCCACCACACCATGGACCACCACACCATGGCCCTCCTCACCATCATGGTTGA